A genome region from Caretta caretta isolate rCarCar2 chromosome 22, rCarCar1.hap1, whole genome shotgun sequence includes the following:
- the CCDC15 gene encoding coiled-coil domain-containing protein 15 isoform X1, which translates to MLSPAKQQQPCARSMAVGQPVGDKARCLWAAVNQAVLAERNQSVAPVGVWVESAQTGGRWEESIAFASAFQVEEDLKEQQKEKEENLKRFQGEVKQRVNQQIKMRRKQQLQKSCEAAEKESSVVMQCSDSALHLTPKRNTCVYRSNAASAICSSGTNLIPVQQLCVSWKEEGREKQSQLFHQQANTLSKTMKQVRRRLASCKTVPKGAGLPELPGGVWGVSPTRNKPVSRRPTPVHGEECEEFPLAGRHDLPAELQDQATARKQAEQGDDNLYYKLEFGKVYNGLMKASAPAGPSSGLSIDCQAPLVLWPGIDREETKKQRQNQYLRYRRLFMDIEREQVKEQQRQKEHQKKIAKIKSEKEHQRRAEEQRIQEMAYQQDTCSGEKACELLAQLRLEERRVRKSKEKQQRNKEYVRYMEALRAQMREKIKLYNIDLPPLCCCGSDFWDSHPDTCANNCMFYKNHKAYARALQSVISSCDISDGNSTTRLAIHNLASVHAPSVKNP; encoded by the exons ATGCTGTCACCTgcgaagcagcagcagccctgtgCCCGGAGCATGGCAGTGGGACAGCCTGTAGGGGACAAAGCGAGGTGTCTGTGGGCGGCAGTGAACCAGGCGGTACTGGCTGAGAGGAACCAGAGTGTGGCCCCTGTGGGGGTTTGGGTGGAGAGCGCCCAAACTGGTGGCAGATGGGAGGAGAGCATTGCTTTC GCTTCAGCGTTTCAGGTTGAAGAGGACCTAAAGGAGCAgcaaaaggaaaaagaggaaaatCTGAAACGCTTCCAGGGGGAAGTGAAGCAGAGGGTGAATCAGCAAATCaagatgaggagaaagcagcagCTCCAGAAATCCTGTGAAGCG GCAGAAAAAGAAAGCTCTGTTGTGATGCAGTGTTCGGATTCTGCGCTGCACTTGACCCCCAAGAGGAATACATGTGTGTATCGAAGTAATGCGGCATCTGCCATTTGCAGTTCTGGTACCAACTTGATCCCTGTGCAGCAGCTTTGTGTGAGTTGGAAGGAAGAGGGAAGAGAGAAGCAAAGCCAGTTATTCCATCAACAAGCCAACACA CTTAGTAAAACCATGAAACAGGTCCGTCGCCGGCTAGCATCCTGCAAAACAGTGCCCAAAGGAGCAGGCCTGCCCGAACTTCCAGGAGGCGTCTGGGGTGTCAGCCCAACCAGAAAC AAACCAGTGTCTCGCAGGCCAACTCCAGTGCATGGAGAAGAGTGTGAGGAGTTTCCTCTGGCAGGACGTCATGACCTTCCCGCTGAACTACAAGACCAGGCAACAGCCAGaaagcaggctgagcagggtgATGACAACTTGTACTACAAACTAGAATTTGGAAAA gtttataATGGATTAATGAAGGCGTCAGCCCCTGCTGGCCCGTCTTCAGGTTTGAGCATTGATTGCCAAGCTCCCCTTGTACTTTGGCCTGGGATAGACAGAGAAGAAACCAAGAAACAA CGTCAAAATCAGTACCTGAGATACAGGCGTCTCTTCATGGATATTGAGAGAGAACAAGTAAAGGAACAGCAAAGGCAGAAAGAGCATCAGAAGAAAATTGCAAA AATTAAGAGTGAGAAGGAGCACCAGCGTCGTGCAGAGGAGCAGAGGATCCAGGAGATGGCATACCAGCAAGACACCTGTTCTGGGGAGAAAGCATGTGAACTACTGGCTCAGCTCAGACTGgaggagagaagagtgaggaAAAGTAAGGAAAAGCAACAGAGAAATAAGGAATACGTGAG aTACATGGAAGCTTTAAGAGCTCAGATGAGGGAGAAGATAAAACTGTATAACATTGACTTGCCTCCATTATGCTGCTGCGGCTCTGATTTCTGGGACTCTCATCCTGACACCTGTGCCAACAACTGCATGTTCTACAAAAACCACAAAG CTTATGCTCGAGCATTGCAATCGGTCATCTCGTCATGTGACATTTCGGATGGGAATTCAACCACACGACTTGCAATCCATAACTTAGCTTCAGTACATGCACCTTCTGTGAAGAATCCATGA
- the CCDC15 gene encoding coiled-coil domain-containing protein 15 isoform X2, with product MLSPAKQQQPCARSMAVGQPVGDKARCLWAAVNQAVLAERNQSVAPVGVWVESAQTGGRWEESIAFASAFQVEEDLKEQQKEKEENLKRFQGEVKQRVNQQIKMRRKQQLQKSCEAAEKESSVVMQCSDSALHLTPKRNTCVYRSNAASAICSSGTNLIPVQQLCVSWKEEGREKQSQLFHQQANTLSKTMKQVRRRLASCKTVPKGAGLPELPGGVWGVSPTRNKPVSRRPTPVHGEECEEFPLAGRHDLPAELQDQATARKQAEQGDDNLYYKLEFGKVYNGLMKASAPAGPSSGLSIDCQAPLVLWPGIDREETKKQRQNQYLRYRRLFMDIEREQVKEQQRQKEHQKKIAKIKSEKEHQRRAEEQRIQEMAYQQDTCSGEKACELLAQLRLEERRVRKSKEKQQRNKEYVRYMEALRAQMREKIKLYNIDLPPLCCCGSDFWDSHPDTCANNCMFYKNHKAWQAAGECRSHQQR from the exons ATGCTGTCACCTgcgaagcagcagcagccctgtgCCCGGAGCATGGCAGTGGGACAGCCTGTAGGGGACAAAGCGAGGTGTCTGTGGGCGGCAGTGAACCAGGCGGTACTGGCTGAGAGGAACCAGAGTGTGGCCCCTGTGGGGGTTTGGGTGGAGAGCGCCCAAACTGGTGGCAGATGGGAGGAGAGCATTGCTTTC GCTTCAGCGTTTCAGGTTGAAGAGGACCTAAAGGAGCAgcaaaaggaaaaagaggaaaatCTGAAACGCTTCCAGGGGGAAGTGAAGCAGAGGGTGAATCAGCAAATCaagatgaggagaaagcagcagCTCCAGAAATCCTGTGAAGCG GCAGAAAAAGAAAGCTCTGTTGTGATGCAGTGTTCGGATTCTGCGCTGCACTTGACCCCCAAGAGGAATACATGTGTGTATCGAAGTAATGCGGCATCTGCCATTTGCAGTTCTGGTACCAACTTGATCCCTGTGCAGCAGCTTTGTGTGAGTTGGAAGGAAGAGGGAAGAGAGAAGCAAAGCCAGTTATTCCATCAACAAGCCAACACA CTTAGTAAAACCATGAAACAGGTCCGTCGCCGGCTAGCATCCTGCAAAACAGTGCCCAAAGGAGCAGGCCTGCCCGAACTTCCAGGAGGCGTCTGGGGTGTCAGCCCAACCAGAAAC AAACCAGTGTCTCGCAGGCCAACTCCAGTGCATGGAGAAGAGTGTGAGGAGTTTCCTCTGGCAGGACGTCATGACCTTCCCGCTGAACTACAAGACCAGGCAACAGCCAGaaagcaggctgagcagggtgATGACAACTTGTACTACAAACTAGAATTTGGAAAA gtttataATGGATTAATGAAGGCGTCAGCCCCTGCTGGCCCGTCTTCAGGTTTGAGCATTGATTGCCAAGCTCCCCTTGTACTTTGGCCTGGGATAGACAGAGAAGAAACCAAGAAACAA CGTCAAAATCAGTACCTGAGATACAGGCGTCTCTTCATGGATATTGAGAGAGAACAAGTAAAGGAACAGCAAAGGCAGAAAGAGCATCAGAAGAAAATTGCAAA AATTAAGAGTGAGAAGGAGCACCAGCGTCGTGCAGAGGAGCAGAGGATCCAGGAGATGGCATACCAGCAAGACACCTGTTCTGGGGAGAAAGCATGTGAACTACTGGCTCAGCTCAGACTGgaggagagaagagtgaggaAAAGTAAGGAAAAGCAACAGAGAAATAAGGAATACGTGAG aTACATGGAAGCTTTAAGAGCTCAGATGAGGGAGAAGATAAAACTGTATAACATTGACTTGCCTCCATTATGCTGCTGCGGCTCTGATTTCTGGGACTCTCATCCTGACACCTGTGCCAACAACTGCATGTTCTACAAAAACCACAAAG